The Clarias gariepinus isolate MV-2021 ecotype Netherlands chromosome 24, CGAR_prim_01v2, whole genome shotgun sequence region TATAaaccctatagcacccaccccaccccatcccaccccaccccaccccgaCTCCAAGCCAGTTTTACATGCAtaagaaaggctagacgccaggcatctaaaacaacaacaacaacaacaacaaaaagaatatggagctggaagttttttggttctgcatgcaaaaaaaggggaaaagaaaacaaacagacaaacaattaaataagaatttaattataaatgtatatgaaaaaggATCAGCGTCTGGGTAGAAACGGGAGAGTTTAAGGTTAGAGAAGTGAGCCCTGTGTACAGATACACACATAGAGTCAGGAGGTTGAGTTaacaagtttaagaattgaattccaagtatcacCTGACCGTGACAAagttaaatctttctcccaagcagttttaatttcaaAACTTCTGAACTTTAAACAAGTTCtctattaaaataacaacaatttctttgtgtgtgtgtgtgtgtgtgtgtgtgtgtcagcagtaACTTGGGGACATACAGTGACCCATTTGATCAGAATTCTGGGTAAACAGGAAGTGACAGGAGCGCATCTCTAGCCAACGTCTACTCTACAAaaccacactgtgtgtgtgtgtgtgtgtgtgtgtgtgcacgcatgtgtgtaaaatgagaaCAAACTTCCTTCTCTGCACAACATGGACATTTAGTTTTATGAGATTTCTGTCTAAGCATaatttttcttaaagaattattaaagtttgactgattaattaatgtgtgtgtgtgtgtgtgtgtgtgtgtgttttatggtgCATCACAAAGACAGCTGATAATCACTGTCTATGACTATGACCTGTACATCctgtttcgtgtgtgtgtgtgtgtgtgtgtgtgtgtgtgggtgtgtgtgggtgtgatatAAGAATGAGTTTAAACTTAATGTCACTTCTTTCGCACCATTCCAGAGTGTGACACACGATGAGAAACGAACATCCAAAACGTTTGCTATTCTTCTGCCTCGTCTTCATCAAAGGTAACaaccgtgtatgtgtgtgtgtgtgtgtttgtgtgtgtgatgtgtgttaaTTACACATTATATCAATTGGAAAAGTTACCCTGTATAAGAAGTGTGTCTGAGATCAGTGCACAGGCCAATTCGTGTTGTATGAAGACATTTCTTTAAAGAGTTCATTcgttttttaagattttttttccattaaaattgttataattttatcattttattttacaaacattttatataataacattataatGTGGGGCAACATTCACACAAGAGCACACAACATTCGAACAATATACAACAACattcacatacaaacatttacacaaaaacatttacacagtcATTTTCAAAAAAGCCTTTatacaaacatttacacaaaaacatttacacagtcATTTTCAAAAAAGCCTTTATACAAACATTTATACACAAACATTTACCAAAACACTTCTTACACAAAAACgctttacaaaaacatttacacaaaaattattacacaaaaacatttatacaaaaacatttatcaaaACATTCTGACAAAAAGcatttacatgaaaatatttagccaaaaacctttaaaaaaaaaaaaaacatttgcacaaaagtaattgcacaaaaacatttacacttaaatctacataaacatatataggtAAAAACATTTAGACAACAGAAGCTCATCAGGGACGCAGGGACATCAGTTCGGCTCTCAGAGCCAAGACTCAGGCAGATCCATCACCGTGAGATCGCTGCGACCTTCATCAGCACCGAGCTCTGGAATTAAACCCAGTCCAAACTGCGACACACAAACGAACTGCTTTCTTTCtctagaaacaaaaaaatgtaaattaaagttACTTAACAGGACAAGGCTATTTTGTCCTTTGTTGTTCActcttgttgttattgtttgttttaacatGATGTGATCACTGTTTTTGTCCTTGTCTCTCTGTATATAGTCTGTATATATGACtctgtatgtatttattcatttgtgtgTAACACAGGGGGTCTGCAGATGGAAATTAGCCTTAGGCTATAATCtgacatatttacatttgtgaAAATGTTCATTATTATGTAttgtcctttcttttttctctcgcttactctctctgtctgcctctctgtttatctcctctcctcttccttTATCATTCTTCTACTGCCCAtgtctccctctcttcctctctgtcgGTTTGTCTGCCTCTGTGGCTTATTAAATGTCCGTCTctttgtctccctctctctccccatgTCTCCTGTTCTCTGTCTATCTTACTGCCTCTCGGTCGGCTCCTCTTACTCTCGCTGTCTTTCGTTCTCAGCTTGTCTAGCGGGTGATGGACTCACCGTGTCGGATCCTGTGGAAGTTGGTCTGGGTCAGTCTGCGTCTCTGTCCTGTAAAGTTAAGGATGAACTCCACGTGACTCAGGCTCAGTGGACTCGCTGTAATGACTCGAGATCCATTGCTGTGTTGAAATATGAAACAAATGGAAAATCTCAAGCTAGCATTAATGAGTTGTACCACGGCCAGGTCTCCATCACGGAGTACCACACGCTCACTTTCCACCAGGTGCGGGAGGACGATTTCGGAGAATATTGCTGCAAACTGACCACATTCCCCAGCGGGATTCTAGAGGGACGAGTCCTCCTTCTAAAACACAAGGAAAAGAAAGTGGAAGTGGACACAACGGAGAGCCCCCCCGCAGGTAATAAGCACCTCTATATCCCATCTGGTCCATACAAATACTTTAATGTAAAACTACACCAGGTTTAATGACCTTTAACCCCACTGTGTGGTCCTGCTTGACTGCTAAAGACGAATCTATATGTTACCAAAGTCACACGAAGTAGAATGTCATCTTAAATCCCATTAAACTCTTGTGGAACATCTGGAATGATTTAGAAAAACAGACGTTATCCAAAcggacattttatatttacatctgAAAGCAGAGTTTAGATGAAAATGATGAGAGATTCGGGATTATGAGACATTACAGCAGAGTTTAAACATCAAATACAAATTAAGAGATATAATCACGCAGACGTTATGTTACACCATAATGGACAAACGAATCAACTTTCACAGCTACTTTCCTACAGATGTTGCATTTTAAATCTAATGTTTAAAgtcagaaacagaaaaaaaagaacaaacacaaaaaaaagaacctaaacacacaaacacaatgaacACTAATCTGGATAGAGGAAAGTTAATTGTTATTTTTGATATTTAAGGGAAGAAGTGCTTTGTAAATGTTCCTCTTTGTTATTCGGTTATAGAGAATAAGATGATGTAAGATCAtcatgtgcgggtgaaaaaagATAGAAATGAAATCAAAACTTAAATAAAGTACTGTAAAAACACAAACTTGTTTCCTTTACATGATTTCAGTGCAAGCATCAGGAATAAATAAGTGCAGTCGTGTATTCAGGATTAATCTCGATCCGTGGAAATAGGTTATAAAATTCAAGCTAAaatctgtttatattttgtCGTAGAGATTAATGaccaaaaggaaaagaaaataaaaaaacaatgaagctttacttcagttttaaaattttaattctataattttttttaaaattattattaaaatccagaacacaacattaaattaaaaacgagataaaaatgtaacagcACACTGGCGTCACCTGCTGTTCTGATCCTGGGTCATGCCTTCAGTTTACTAAAACGGGTTATTTTAAAGATACTGTAGACTAAACAGAGGATCTTATCATCTTTATTGGTTTAATGAAGTTTAACTACAGTTAATTTCTCAGTCATAATAAGCGAAAAAtagctaaaaataataaaataccacCGCCAAGAGTCTCAAAGCTTACGAAACAACGCAGACAGTCCTCAggttttaatgcttttaaaactCTTAGAaacttgaaatgggtgtttttGAAGATTGACAGGAAtttcaaatgtttatttaaaaatcagcgAGGGAATCAGAGCGCAGTTAGCTCGCTAGCGTTTAGAATCTCATTCACAGGTAGATGTTCtgctgattctttttttatttgtttatttctgggAAACTTCACGTCACACATCAGTTTTTCAGAAAACAGATTAGCAAACAGAAAAAGCTTCGCGATTAGCAGGACAAAAAACTGGCTAGCTTTTATTAGCATTAAGGAGTCTTATTGAAATGACATTTGATTTAAGTAGTTAATGATTTCTTCAGAATTCTATCCGGCCATTTTCATGTTTGAGGAGATGTGTTTTGGagcggaaaaaaaaacaacgagtGCAATTACAAAAATGTTGTGTGTAAAAGAACTGATACAGACACGTGGCAGCGGCACGCCGTGTGCTTTCAGGGCCTTGCgggtgtgtgttaacaggagACTCATAAGTTATCGGATATAACTATAGTAGAACCAAAGTTatctttacttttataaaagGTTCATTTAATTTTACTACCGCCGGAATATGGgaacaatgtaaaaattagattattattattattattattattatcattatattaaAACGTAATTGTGTATCTgttctatttttctatttctttgccGGTAtcaacttctttttttaaatttaacatttttttttaaaacatattgcCTAGATTATGCTTAAAAGAAagatgtcactctatactgtacaatcctgaggccaatatctttaatttaaaaaacaaatgattgCTAAA contains the following coding sequences:
- the LOC128511801 gene encoding uncharacterized protein LOC128511801, which produces MRNEHPKRLLFFCLVFIKACLAGDGLTVSDPVEVGLGQSASLSCKVKDELHVTQAQWTRCNDSRSIAVLKYETNGKSQASINELYHGQVSITEYHTLTFHQVREDDFGEYCCKLTTFPSGILEGRVLLLKHKEKKVEVDTTESPPAGLPVMMIVYITCGVVGFVILTGIITVLVFTMRRRKVRNPVHVVVTHTSLSAKQPSFIRKDSDSLRRDDNNHEDDDGDMYLEIKSSEP